One genomic window of Chitinophagaceae bacterium includes the following:
- a CDS encoding sulfotransferase — translation MTKKLPNFFIVGAPKAGTTSLYYYLKKHPEVFMSSIKEPNYFSYEETVKQNLYHKEKGVGTLEEYLQLFETANGRHKAVGEASVSYLFYPSVPAKIKELSPDAKIIMSLRNPVDRAFSHYFMEHKLGYVSESLENIVSKTSKHKFAHLWYQQYIELGLYYEQVKRYIDVFGKDNVRIFIYDELSDDMQGMITNVLHYLNIDPSFMPDLEGKYNTYSAPRNNFFRAIYSQKNLRLLARKIIPDHKVEAIKKLFLTRKVKQVKHDDTVDRMQAIFKPDIMQLEKLLNKDLSRWYE, via the coding sequence ATGACAAAGAAATTGCCCAATTTTTTTATTGTAGGAGCACCTAAAGCAGGTACTACTTCCCTTTACTATTATCTTAAAAAGCATCCGGAAGTTTTTATGAGTTCCATCAAGGAACCCAATTACTTCTCGTATGAAGAAACCGTTAAGCAGAATCTTTATCACAAAGAAAAAGGTGTTGGCACTTTAGAAGAATATCTTCAGTTGTTTGAGACTGCTAATGGCCGTCACAAAGCAGTGGGAGAAGCGAGTGTTTCCTATCTTTTCTATCCTTCGGTTCCGGCAAAAATTAAAGAACTGTCGCCCGATGCAAAGATCATCATGTCGCTTCGAAATCCTGTTGACCGTGCTTTTTCCCATTATTTTATGGAGCATAAACTGGGCTACGTAAGTGAATCGCTGGAAAACATTGTAAGCAAGACCTCAAAGCACAAATTTGCGCATCTCTGGTACCAGCAATACATAGAGTTAGGGTTGTATTATGAACAGGTGAAACGATATATTGATGTATTCGGAAAAGATAACGTCCGGATTTTCATCTATGATGAACTGTCAGATGATATGCAGGGAATGATTACTAATGTATTGCATTATCTCAATATCGATCCTTCGTTTATGCCTGATCTGGAAGGCAAATACAATACGTATTCTGCACCGCGCAATAATTTTTTCCGGGCTATCTATTCACAGAAGAATTTACGCCTGTTAGCGCGTAAAATTATTCCCGATCATAAAGTGGAAGCGATAAAGAAATTATTTCTCACCCGGAAAGTGAAGCAGGTAAAGCACGATGATACAGTAGATCGTATGCAGGCAATCTTCAAACCTGATATCATGCAACTTGAAAAATTGCTCAACAAAGATTTAAGCCGCTGGTATGAGTGA
- a CDS encoding GDP-mannose 4,6-dehydratase — MSVATDCVMITGSAGMVGSHLIDRYRAQLPKEKIIGTWFKPTIDVNDILSVCNAIECDVTDAEKVFSIINQFRPATIFHLAAQSYPTVSWQKPIETINTNMNGTINVFEAVKKIRLHEPDYDPMVVVACSSAEYGLSLTPENTPVKENTTLLPLHPYGVSKVGQDLLSFQYFQNFGIRCIRVRIFNTTGSRKTNDVTSDFVLRAYKIMKGAENKFKVGTLETRRSITDVRDLVSALVLLSEKGTAGEVYNVSGEKVYQVKELIPLIEKATGIKLNIETDPSLLRPTDEPIIYGDSMRLKNDTGWKQQYTLEETIQDMLRYLNDKG, encoded by the coding sequence ATGTCAGTTGCAACAGATTGTGTAATGATTACCGGATCCGCCGGCATGGTGGGATCGCATCTTATTGATCGTTATCGTGCGCAGCTTCCGAAGGAAAAAATTATCGGAACCTGGTTTAAGCCAACGATTGATGTTAACGACATACTTTCCGTTTGCAATGCTATTGAATGTGATGTGACTGATGCAGAAAAAGTTTTTTCCATCATCAATCAATTTCGTCCTGCTACCATATTTCATCTTGCTGCGCAAAGTTATCCGACGGTTTCCTGGCAAAAACCCATTGAAACCATCAACACGAATATGAATGGGACAATCAATGTTTTTGAAGCCGTAAAAAAAATTCGCCTCCATGAACCTGATTATGATCCGATGGTTGTTGTAGCCTGTTCGAGTGCTGAGTATGGATTGTCGCTTACACCTGAAAACACACCCGTAAAAGAAAACACCACTTTATTGCCTTTGCATCCTTATGGTGTAAGCAAAGTTGGTCAGGACTTGCTTTCATTCCAGTATTTTCAAAATTTCGGCATTCGTTGCATTCGCGTCCGGATTTTCAATACCACCGGTTCGCGAAAAACCAATGATGTTACTTCTGATTTTGTGTTGCGTGCTTACAAGATTATGAAAGGAGCGGAGAATAAATTTAAAGTGGGCACGCTGGAAACCAGGCGTTCCATTACAGATGTACGTGATCTTGTGTCAGCATTGGTTTTGCTTTCAGAAAAGGGAACAGCCGGTGAAGTTTATAATGTGAGCGGTGAAAAAGTATACCAGGTGAAAGAGTTAATTCCCCTGATTGAAAAGGCAACCGGCATCAAACTGAATATTGAAACGGATCCTTCTTTGCTCAGGCCAACCGATGAACCCATCATCTATGGCGACAGCATGCGTTTAAAAAACGATACAGGATGGAAGCAGCAATATACTTTGGAAGAAACTATTCAGGATATGCTGAGGTATTTGAATGATAAAGGTTGA
- a CDS encoding glycosyltransferase family 4 protein, with protein MSENRKLRVAMVEPIGGHSGNDFYDFGLCKAVADQGTELSFYTCDETDLDTKFTFPFRTVKPFKKIYGKDNKLLRGFRYAIGSWNAAKDAAKAGAKVVHFHVYHFAGREYLNFYLFRRKGFKVVATIHDIESFDKFGQEIDPGKYGKFSRAIDQIIVHSDYARTSLKKYFPDFPDSKIHIVPHGDSDFLFNTPITKEEARKKLNLPVDQQLVLFFGQIKKVKGLDVLLRAHAIVRDQMPNVKLLVVGKPWKVEQEEFDAIVKEKNLEKDCILNYSYVANEIIPYYFAAADVVTLPYREIYSSGVMIRSLDYSAAIVASDLDTFKKIIVEGENGVMFKNEDAKDLAEKIMALLKDEEKMKRLRINAKKTADEKFSWQLIGKKVNEIYQLALGGK; from the coding sequence ATGAGTGAGAACAGAAAGCTACGTGTTGCCATGGTAGAACCTATCGGCGGACACAGTGGTAATGATTTTTATGACTTTGGGTTATGTAAAGCAGTGGCTGATCAGGGCACTGAACTCAGTTTTTATACCTGCGATGAAACGGATCTTGACACGAAGTTTACATTTCCTTTTCGCACGGTAAAGCCCTTTAAAAAAATTTACGGAAAAGATAATAAGCTGCTTCGCGGATTTCGCTATGCAATAGGATCCTGGAATGCGGCTAAGGATGCTGCGAAAGCAGGAGCTAAAGTGGTTCACTTTCATGTATATCATTTTGCAGGAAGGGAATACCTGAATTTTTACCTGTTTCGCAGAAAGGGATTTAAAGTGGTGGCGACTATTCACGACATCGAAAGCTTCGATAAGTTCGGTCAGGAAATTGATCCCGGTAAGTATGGAAAATTCAGCCGCGCCATCGATCAGATCATTGTTCATTCTGATTATGCAAGAACTTCATTGAAGAAATATTTTCCTGATTTTCCGGACAGTAAGATTCATATTGTTCCGCACGGCGATTCCGATTTTTTATTCAATACACCCATCACCAAAGAAGAAGCAAGAAAAAAATTGAACCTGCCGGTGGATCAGCAACTGGTGCTTTTCTTCGGGCAAATAAAAAAAGTAAAAGGACTGGATGTGTTACTGCGTGCGCATGCGATTGTGCGCGACCAGATGCCTAACGTGAAATTACTGGTGGTCGGTAAACCCTGGAAAGTGGAACAGGAAGAGTTTGATGCAATTGTTAAAGAAAAGAATCTGGAAAAGGATTGCATTCTCAATTATTCTTATGTCGCTAATGAAATCATACCTTATTATTTCGCGGCAGCAGATGTGGTAACGCTTCCCTACCGGGAAATTTATTCAAGTGGTGTCATGATACGTTCGTTGGACTACAGTGCCGCCATTGTTGCGTCTGATCTGGATACGTTCAAAAAAATTATTGTGGAAGGAGAGAACGGCGTGATGTTTAAGAATGAAGATGCAAAAGATCTGGCTGAAAAAATTATGGCGTTGTTGAAAGATGAAGAAAAAATGAAACGACTTCGCATCAATGCAAAAAAAACGGCGGATGAAAAATTCAGTTGGCAGTTGATTGGTAAGAAGGTGAATGAAATCTATCAACTTGCGCTGGGCGGGAAGTGA